Proteins from a genomic interval of Vigna unguiculata cultivar IT97K-499-35 unplaced genomic scaffold, ASM411807v1 contig_267, whole genome shotgun sequence:
- the LOC114171459 gene encoding uncharacterized protein LOC114171459, which translates to MERIFDAKRCPDESRLAFTVYMLTGEAEHWWASMKLVMEEKHEDITWRAFKKRFLSEYFPDSVRYAKEVEFLQLTQGNKSVAEYAEQFKHLGRFYTMPLDEEWRCRKFENGLRGDIRLMVAPLSIKDFAALVEKARVMERMKVEVEAQQQPQ; encoded by the coding sequence ATGGAACGCATCTTTGATGCCAAGAGGTGCCCGGATGAGAGCAGGCTTGCTTTCACTGTTTACATGCTCACTGGGGAGGCTGAGCATTGGTGGGCCAGCATGAAGCTGGTGATGGAGGAGAAACATGAGGACATCACGTGGAGAGCCTTCAAGAAGAGGTTCTTGTCTGAGTATTTCCCTGACAGCGTGAGGTACGCTAAGGAGGTAGAGTTCCTCCAGCTGACACAGGGGAACAAGTCAGTGGCCGAGTACGCCGAGCAGTTCAAGCATCTGGGGCGTTTCTACACCATGccgctcgatgaggagtggcgctgcaggaagtttgagaatggtctcAGAGGAGACATCCGCTTGATGGTAGCTCCgctgtccatcaaggactttgcggcCTTGGTGGAAAAGGCCAGGGTCATGGAGCGAATGAAAGTAGAGGTGGAAGCTCAGCAGCAGCCACAATAG
- the LOC114171461 gene encoding uncharacterized protein LOC114171461, giving the protein MYAVTGTEAAGSGNLIIGSCVIAGRSLHVLFDSGPTHSFVSEFRVVELGLPVKELQYDLVVSTPASGLVRTSTVCARCKIEVEGCKYRVDKAMKEGSQCFLILTQLSVETEMGPLEASLVGDFSDVFPKDVPGLPPTREIEFSIDLVPGAGLVSIAPYRMAPAELVELKKQSEELLEK; this is encoded by the exons ATGTACGCTGTCACTGGTACTGAGGCAGCTGGATCAGGTAACCTCATCATCGGGTCTTGTGTGATAGCTGGTAGGAGCTTGCATGTTCTGTTCGATTCGGGGCCGACACATTCTTTTGTGTCAGAATTTAGAGTGGTGGAGTTGGGTCTTCCGGTGAAGGAGCTCCAGTATGACCTTGTGGTGTCCACACCTGCTTCTGGGTTAGTCAGAACCTCGACCGTGTGTGCTAGGTGTAAGATCGAGGTTGAGGGGTGCAAGTATAGG GTGGACAAGGCAATGAAGGAAGGGTCTCAATGCTTCTTGATTTTGACTCAGTTATCCGTTGAGACTGAGATGGGACCCTTGGAGGCGTCTTTAGTGGGGGATTTCTCAGATGTGTTTCCTAAGGATGTGCCTGGCCTACCCCCTACTAGGGAGATAGAGTTCTCCATTGACCTGGTGCCAGGAGCAGGGCTAGTGTCCATAGCACCCTACAGAATGGCCCCTGCTGAGCTAGTGGAGTTGAAGAAACAGAGTGAAGAGCTTCTAGAGAAATAG
- the LOC114171462 gene encoding uncharacterized protein LOC114171462: protein MPFGVTNALAFFMDYMNRIFRPFLDKFVVIFIDDILIYSQTPEEHAEHLKIVLSILREKQLYAKRSKSAQGIAVDPSKVEAVLNWERPKLVTEIRSFVGLAGYYRRFIEGFSKIAGPLTQLTRKDQPFAWTDRCEESFLKLKQKLTGAPVLVLLIRIGMCSDARMESGGIRLTTVEES from the exons atgccGTTTGGTGTGACTAACGCCCTCGCTTttttcatggactacatgaaccgaaTCTTCAGGCCATTCCTGGATAAGTTCGTGGTGATTTTCATAGATGACATCTTGATTTACTCACAGACTCCAGAGGAACATGCAGAGCATCTGAAGATAGTTCTAAGCATACTGAGggagaagcagttgtatgcaAAACGGTCAAAAT CGGCTCAAGGCATAGCAGTAGATCCGTCTAAAGTAGAAGCTGTGCTAAATTGGGAACGCCCTAAGTTAGTGACTGAAATAAGGAGCTTCGTGGGGCTGGCAGgttactataggagattcattgaaggattctccaagatagcaGGACCCTTGACCCAGTTAACCCGCAAGGATCAACCTTTTGCTTGGACCGACCGGTGTGAAGAGAGCTTTCTAAAGCTAAAGCAAAAGTTGACTGGCGCTCCAGTGTTGGTGCTTCTCATCAGGATTGGGATGTGTTCTGATGCAAGAATGGAGAGTGGTGGCATACGCCTCACAACAGTTGAAGAATCATGA